The following are from one region of the Leisingera daeponensis DSM 23529 genome:
- a CDS encoding pyridoxamine 5'-phosphate oxidase family protein, giving the protein MARRPDSDADAAAQLWKRLEDTRTGMLSVDGSSQHPQPMSHFSDPDSGEIWFITSADTDLVAAVGLGAEATFCYQSQKGDYHASVKGPLVVYQSEEKLDSLWSPPVAAWFEKGREDPKVTLLQLTPREAAIWASDSNPILVGLKMLNAAMRDDVSEPDVGIHRVINFSDVA; this is encoded by the coding sequence ATGGCCCGCAGACCTGACAGTGACGCAGACGCCGCCGCCCAGCTGTGGAAACGCCTTGAGGACACCCGCACCGGTATGCTCTCGGTCGACGGCAGCAGCCAGCACCCGCAGCCGATGAGCCATTTCTCCGACCCTGACAGCGGCGAGATCTGGTTCATCACCTCCGCCGACACCGATCTGGTGGCTGCGGTCGGACTGGGGGCGGAGGCCACCTTCTGCTACCAGTCGCAAAAGGGCGATTACCATGCATCCGTGAAGGGGCCGCTGGTGGTCTACCAGAGCGAAGAGAAGCTCGACAGCCTGTGGAGCCCGCCCGTGGCGGCCTGGTTCGAAAAGGGCCGCGAGGATCCCAAGGTTACCCTGCTGCAGCTGACCCCGCGGGAGGCTGCGATCTGGGCGTCCGATTCCAACCCGATCCTGGTCGGCCTGAAGATGCTGAACGCCGCGATGCGCGACGATGTGAGCGAACCGGACGTCGGCATCCACCGGGTGATCAACTTCAGCGATGTGGCCTGA
- a CDS encoding CsbD family protein, which yields MDEDRITGKWTELKGRLRETYGELTDNELEETKGERQKLEGLLQQRLGKTKDDIRDTVDRMLESI from the coding sequence ATGGACGAAGACCGCATCACCGGCAAATGGACCGAGCTGAAGGGCCGCCTGCGGGAAACCTACGGCGAGCTGACCGACAACGAGCTGGAGGAAACCAAAGGCGAGCGCCAGAAGCTGGAAGGGCTGCTGCAGCAGCGCCTGGGCAAGACCAAGGACGATATCCGCGACACTGTCGACCGCATGCTGGAGAGCATCTGA